Within Desmodus rotundus isolate HL8 chromosome 6, HLdesRot8A.1, whole genome shotgun sequence, the genomic segment CCCGGCGACTGCTGCTCCCGAGTGCTCATCCGAGGCCACCCAGCTGGCAGGATCGTGAACTGGTTGGTACCTGACCGAAGGAGACACATGTGGTCTTTAAAATTATGAAGTCACAGCGGACATGATTTCTACCACAAGTCATGTGGGGAGTTCTCAGAACGAGACATGACAGGCATTCCTGAATTCGAGGAAGGCCCAGGGACCACAGCCCGAGACTGCTCTTTAAATGTCAAATCGGTAGTTGCTACAGATTCAATGTCCGGTCCTTGGTTGGTTGAACGTGACTCGATCCCCTTAGGAGGACACTCTTCCTGCAGGGGAACCGATCTTCAGTTGCCTATAGGTCCTCGTGGCAGAAGCCTAGGCCTCTATCCCCCTGGAGCCCACGGATTCCCACGCAGGTAATCCAGTCATTCACCTGTGTGCGCCGGGCACCACCGAATAGGGCGGCTCGCCCTGCACTCTGGGATCCCCGGGACCTGTCAGAACGGGGTGCAGCCGTGGACCCGAGCACATGCTGGGTGGCCGAGCACAGCTCCCTGCTGAGGGGCCCACAGAGGAACCTCCTGCACCCAGAGGCCATCACCAGGAAAGCCGCAGGCCCCCCAAAGGGCCAAGAAGGGAAGTgctcctgccttcccttccttatCAGAAAAGGCCCTGCAGCTCTTCCACCCCAGTGTCCCGTGCGCTGTGGTTTTAAAGGGACTGAAGTTGTCCATGTGCTGCTTCAGTCTCAGAAAGTTCCATGGGAGGGCAGTGTTTTTGTAACATTTACAATTTGGGGGTGGAAACTCAGAGTTCACCTGTGGATCGTCTCAGGCAGAAAACGCTTCTCTGCAAGTTcatgtgagagagaggaaggcccACTGAGTGGGCGCGGGGCAGGACACAAGTAGACGAGCCCTGCCCACCGGGCCACATGCCCACTGTCACAAAGGACACTCAACCTACACTCTGGGAAAGGCAACACCTGAGGCTACACGAGCAGGCTATTTGGTTTTTGACTCCAGCAGGATGCAGACATTCACGGAGACCCACTTAGGAGCCAGCCGTGCTCGGGGCACAGGCCCATGGTGATGACGAAGGCAGGGGCTGTGCCTGGTGTCCCCACAGCGAGGTCCCCAGACCGGCAGCGTCACTGTCACAGGGGATCCTTAGAAACACAGATCTCCGCCTCACACCCCAGTGTGAGCGCCCCTGCTGCTGGGCCCCTTTCTCGGCGCGCAGCTGCGTGAGCCTGTGCTGGGTGGAGCTCACGGCTGGTCGTGCAACAGAGCCAACTCAAAGAGCACATGGTGGGAAATTTCCACAGTCACGGGCGTGGCTGTGACCCCACCCCCGGCACACGACCATTTGTctagtaattcattttttttaatatttgggaaAACCATCACCCCACAGTGAAttggaaattaaaagaaacaaaagctgatTTTCCCAAAGTGAGTtgagcagcagtccccaacctttttggcaccagggatcaGTTTCatagaagacagtttttccacggactggggggagggggagggaacaggaggTGGAGCCCAGGCGGTAATGCCAGCGAAGCCTGGTCCCTAACAGGACACTTCTGCTTCAAAAGCCACCTCTCTCCGCCCAGCCCCGTCTCACCTGACCTGGCTGCCCGAGCTGTCCGGGTCTATAGCCTTAAAACTTCCCAACTGGGTTCCAGGCCCAGGGCTCTTGACCTCGCTGATGACGAAGCTCCTGGGGTGAAAGGCCGGTGGGTGGTTGGTGTCCGTCACCTGCACGCTCACCGTGGTGCTCGCCACTGCCAGTCTTGGCCTCTGAGGCTCACCGCCCTCACAGGAAAAGAGCGGCTCTTCGTTTTCCACCACGATGATGAGGCTGTGCACGGGGTGGGCTTCGTAATCCAGAGCCTGTgaggccccccctccccccgcagagAGGAGTTCATTAGTACCTGCTGCTTCTTGGCCAGAGGACCCCGCTGCTGCGCCTGTGGCTTTGCACTTCACTTATTATTTACcttgtctttgaaaatgatcaaGGGACAGTTGTCAGCTCATTGTCAAACCCTTCCTGCGGTTccttcaccctcccccatcctggTGGGGAAGAGCCACCCTCCGTGAGAGGGTGATGAAAAATGCAACACAGACCTAACCTAATGAAACATTAATGTGACAGCCGTGCTGCCAAACAAATCAGGGGACCTGGAGGAGATGACACACTCATGCTCACAGCTCTCTGGGGTGCAAGGTGGTCAGCAACTTAAAAGGCTTGAAAGGCTAGAGAGGTTTGGGCAGTTCAGCCCCAGGCACACGTATCACAGCGTGGTCTTGCAGGGAACCCAAGATGGAAACTCAGGCCCACCCCAGACCAGCTTGCTGGGGCCTGCCTTTGAACCTGATCCTGGGTAGACTGgccggccctgccctgccctggccacccgCGGCTCTGGCTGTGCCATTGAAGGCCCTGGAGGCAGACCGCCCCGTCTGAACTCTAGTCTAGCTGTGTGGCTTCACAAAAATGCGCCAGCCTCTCTGGGTGTCCTGCTCAGTAGAGATAATGACACTCTGCTGCAGGGCCAGCTGTCCGTTAGGCACAGCAGGTTGAGGGCCAGCAACCCACGACACTCTCAAGCTCTTGcacaaattttctcatttttgttagACTCAGAAGGGAACCAAGGAACTCCTAGGGTTGGAAAAAATGTTGTAGATAATTTTTATCACatcagaaaaaaacccaacatttcAGGGCCTGTGCAAATCTATTAAATTttgtctaaaaatataaaatgtcaaagtACTTAAAGCctaatcaaaaataatttttaatattgatattAATTTGGCGGGAGGAGCCAGGAAGGCGAAAGGGCCAAGGGACCGCTGAGGAAGCCGTGGCCCGGCCCTGCACTCACCGGGCACCACGGGCACTCCGGATGCTGCGGGTCACGGGGGTCAGCTCCCGCCACAGCATcctcagccacccagccagtgtGCATCCTGTAAGGCTTTACCTTGATCACATTTACAATCCCTTCGTTGGTTTCAGGGTCAGTCACGATGTCCAAATGCTCCTCTTCGTTGCCACTGGATATGTTGAATTTTGCTCTCCAGGCCGTGAATGGCGAGTCACCATCTTGGACCCAGAGACGCAACACGTCCGGGCTGACTTGGCCTTTGGGGACCTGAATCTCACACTGAGGGAGGCGGTCATCATTTCCGTGtggtggagacaaagaaacgcaattgaaaaagaaagcagggaaggaagggaaagtcaGCTCCTACACAATAGCCTGGATATTTCTCTTGCTGCTGAACTTGACCTCAAGGGATTTGAAACTGCCTGACGCAGCAGAACAGGCATCAGCAACAAACACCTCGTCCCTCCTCCCTGTGACTTGATGCCTGCAGTGGAACAATGTGAAAAGTATTCTTCAACCCAACACCGTGCCCCAGTTTTCTAAGAATCTTACAAATAATCACACATCCTAGTTCGTGCTGCCTGAAGATGCTAGCTGACTCCTGAAATAGAACTCCTGCGGTTACCTGAATCCCTTGCCTAACATACAGATCTTCCCAACAGACTGCAGTTCAGTGCTGTTGGTGACAAGATAATTTCCCTAGACAAACACGTCCACACACCAGGGTTTACGTTTTCCAGCCCTACTTTGGAGAGCACCACTTCTCACCAAGCCAGGGAAGAGTTTGAAAAGGCGGCTCACACGTGACCAATATTATTTTCAGTTATTCTGTGCTGTTTGGTGAGGTGCTTTCACCAAAATCATTGCAGCTTTAGTTCATAGAGttggcaaaattttttaaaggattttttaaaaataatgatctgtagcatttatttatatcccagattttgttttaggtgcaaagaacaagataaaaaccCACGCCCCAGGGAGTGGAtgattatgtgtgtgtattccttGTGTGGTgcgggtgggcgtgggggaagagGCCAGAAGAAGGCAGAGATATAATGGatatttccctttaaaatattcacatgGAAGAGTAAAAAGTGAGAAGAAAACGGAAAACAGATCCTGAGTGGGGGTCCTCAGCTACCTCGTCTATCTCTAGCAGCACAGCACCTCCACACCGGTCTGGGGCACTGGGTGTCCCTTCCACCCACCTAGGCATCTTGTAGCATAGGACATCCTATGTGGGACCCCGATAATAAACCAGGTGACTGGGGCTGGGCCAGACCCCACCTGCTTGTCTTCCCTGTTCTAGATCCCTGACTTACCACCTGGGGCAGTTCTGTCCCCCAGGGGACATGTGACAATATCTGCAgacattttgggttgtcacaGCCTGGGAGTGGGGTACTGCTGGCATCTAGGGAGTAGAGGTCAGGGtcactgctaaacatcctacaataccctgggcagcctcctccccaccagcaAAACTTCCCCGTCCCCAAATGTCAGGAGTGCAGAAGTTGAGAAACCCCGGTATACAGTGGGCATGGTGCCCCTGACCTCCCCGGAGGCCCCCGTGTCCGTACTCGGGGAATGGGAGTCACGAGCAGTTCCAACAGTTAAGAATGAAATTATGCGCATGCAAAGTCTGagctcagtgtctggcacagagcagaaaaAAGTGCAAGCTCATTTGATTACTATCAAATGATTCTATAGCCCTATGGCCACTTCCTGACCCTCGTCTATGTTATTTTAGAGAATTAGAAGGATGTGGGGAGGTATGGGGGATCCCCCAGTAGGTGCCTTACCTCCTCTGGGTGAATATGGGCCTGTGGTTGTTGCCTTCCCGCACACTGACGTGAACCGTGGCCGTGGACGACAGGGGTGGGTCCCCACAGTCCCTCGCTCTGCGAGTAGTGTAAACCGAGGCGTGGTCTGTACGGGGAGGGCAAGGGAAGTCACACCCTTCACACACAGGAGAGGGAAATGCTAAGAAAGATTCCATTTTAACAATTTCAAAAGCAAGTCTAGTCACAGAGGGTTTCCCACTCAAATATAAGTCCTATGTCTGGGCTCAGAGGTGGAGAACACATTTCAttgtttagaaataataaaattcacatCACCTCATAATCTAAGCATCCCGAGAGTCGTATTTCTCCGCTATTCCGGTCAATCTTGAAGCCACTTTCTTTAAGGACTGGTGTTTGAGAAACGAGGAAGTAAAGGACTTGAGAATTTGGAGTGTTTTCTTGATCCAAATCAACTGTTGACATCTGAAAAACAGGTCGACctggaaagaattttttaaaatgttactatcGACCAAAGGCAGTCTATCAAGCCAGCAGGGGAGTGCTGCCTTGCTAAACGGCGGTGGGGCGCGCACCAGGGCAGctcaaacatttaaatataaaatcagacTGTAGATAGCGCAGACAACGTAAAGAGGAGCATTTACAAAGTACTCATTCCACATCATCGTTTTGCAAACTCAGAATGACCCCTCAAGCAAGTCACGAGGTCGGGATTGCAAATGCACAAGCGTTAAAGGACAGGGTTGAGAGACggatttttaaatgtgtagcaaaaacaaacaaacaaacaaacaaccagagACAGAATTTAAATGGGAATGATAAACcaggagaacatatttgaaatatatgttcTTGGACATTCTTCATacagaatgaatttaaaaaaagaggaactATACATGGAATGAGgttaaaatcaagaagaaaaacgACAAGCACACTCACAGAACAGACAAAAGGAGGAACAAGTGACAGCAAAAGGCCTAGCGGCGGCCAGGAACCTGTGCAGACAGTCACGCACAACCGTCCCAGGTGACCCGCCCGCGCCCACACGTGGGCAGGAAGCAAGAACCCTGGACACTTAACCCGCTGACGCGGTTTGAACGGGCAGCCGGCGGCTCTGAACCGGCACTCACTCACTCGTGCTGGAATGGGGCGCCGAGTTAGCCCAAATACGGTCACTGAAGCATATGCTATGAAAATTAAAGAGGGGCCACAAAACATTGATGTCCAACAGTAGGGTATTAAATCCCTTTAAGCGCATCcctgaaatgaaatatttcactctCCGATGCTGTAGAATATTGTTAGATTACAAACAGAAAATTGCATTTTTCAAATTCATTAATATGCACATATCAAAAAGCATGcccatatatttgtaaatatttatactatggtgattttttaaattatgttcacaaatatgcatttgaaattatataaaaacctGTGAATATGCACATATAAATACACAGTGTGTACGCACACTCATAAAATgcgaagaaaaacattgatagaATATAAACTATAGCAGTAATGGTACTTACCGCTAATTGGTAATATTAAAGACGCTTTCTATTTCAGTCTTTATTTCCTGgaattttccaagttttccaaaGACCATTTTGCAAACTAAATAAtgctttttgttattaaaatagaaGCACATTCTAGTAAGGGTGGTTTGGCTTTAAAGGCTCACAGAATCTGTAGCTCAGAAGCTAAGTGTCATCTCGTCGGTCTTCCAGGCGGGAAGCTCGCAGCGCTGTCCGAGAACtcacacccagccctgccctttccCCTCACCGGTCTAGGCGCACTAGTTTAGGCTGGCGTTTACCCATTGGCCCTTCCCTCGGACTCAGCTCCTTATCATTGTATCGCCAACGCAGAATGAGACCTCAAGCATTTCGCTCAAACCCAGGGCCTAGGACCTTCAGGGTGGGAACAGTCCCCGTCTCCCTGAGGCCAGCTAGGACCGGGTGCCCCACGTCACCGGGGCCAGAGCACCTTTAGCAACAGAGAGGAAGGGCAGCCTGCGGCCCGCCACACTCACCTGCTGCATGGTTCTCCCTCACACTGACGTCAA encodes:
- the CDH26 gene encoding LOW QUALITY PROTEIN: cadherin-like protein 26 (The sequence of the model RefSeq protein was modified relative to this genomic sequence to represent the inferred CDS: inserted 2 bases in 2 codons; substituted 1 base at 1 genomic stop codon), which gives rise to MLELEEVDSGTFPKLAGRWYIYLISGPGVDKYPEIGXFSIEDHENGRMYVHCLVDRETTPSFMIHSDVANRSXDSSLIFNIRICDVNYHAPRFPAEGFDVSVRENHAAGRPVFQMSTVDLDQENTPNSQVLYFLVSQTPVLKESGFKIDRNSGEIRLSGCLDYETTPRFTLLXRARDCGDPPLSSTATVHVSVREGNNHRPIFTQRRYEIQVPKGQVSPDVLRLWVQDGDSPFTAWRAKFNISSGNEEEHLDIVTDPETNEGIVNVIKALDYEAHPVHSLIIVVENEEPLFSCEGGEPQRPRLAVASTTVSVQVTDTNHPPAFHPRSFVISEVKSPGPGTQLGSFKAIDPDSSGSQVRYQPVHDPASWVASDEHSGAAVAGRQMDRESPYVNNSVYVVITRAVDDGECLPETRDHPPQTGTGTLSCSRPTSSQTVPLLMEVEDGNLEPYVDPLTFELDTTSGNAGGYPATMVPTQPLERRAGVMVEMLHERLCGLGTLAGGSGSLPHVYTEEGECEPSGQRP